One region of Alosa sapidissima isolate fAloSap1 chromosome 1, fAloSap1.pri, whole genome shotgun sequence genomic DNA includes:
- the LOC121707721 gene encoding uncharacterized protein LOC121707721 isoform X3 — protein MMYDAWVIINKRETYVLTANCTCMAGLGSCCSHAAAILFKVELYGRMGRTEKEAVTSGVCMWKDVSRKEVTPAPLRDICFQKPKRLGRQLSAASTSTRKNSITPRVLTDDDIRELRDVDPGAAVLTSLENSDTDTASSDTDSEEHPDLPEPLTALWDATLRELSPQDMQVKCEDTFHKLKTTLQPQQCEKLEFVTRQQSKSNEWHTYRAGRITSTKLHHATTTDKISKTYLNDIMQYNKTELNVPSVLWGQNMEETARQAYTAFMSQSHPDFSISSCGLVVQPSEPHLGSSPDGIVRCSCCGKGVVEIKCPYKYRNSLQGCTEDKQFCLDKSFSLKHSHTYYYQTQLHIFVCDVSYCDFVLWTKEKFIVQRIIRNEEFLQEALPKAHDFFISNVLPELLTRRHDPVLVSQRACEYCERPDFGKMIICAKCNNHIHYSCAQIKRKRATWLCRKCVRVEA, from the exons ATGATGTACGATGCTTGGGTTATAATCAACAAACGAGAAACCTACGTCCTCACAGCTAATTGCACCTGTATGGCAGG GCTTGGGTCATGCTGCAGCCATGCAGCTGCAATATTATTCAAAGTTGAGTTATATGGTAGGATGGGAAGGACAGAGAAAGAAGCGGTTACTTCAGGAGTGTGCATGTGGAAAGATGTCAGCAGGAAAGAAGTCACACCGGCTCCATTGAGGGATATCTGCTTCCAGAAACCAAAAAGGCTAGGCAGGCAACTTTCAGCAGCTTCAACATCTACTAGGAAGAATAGTATCACACCCAGAG TGTTGACAGATGATGACATTCGGGAACTGCGGGATGTGGACCCAGGTGCTGCAGTGCTGACAAGCCTTGAAAACAGTGACACGGACACAGCATCATCTGACACTGATTCAGAGGAACATCCAGACTTACCTGAGCCCTTGACAGCTTTATGGGATGCAACACTAAGGGAGCTCTCACCACAGGACATGCAGGTGAAATGTGAAGATACATTTCATAAACTAAAAACAACACTACAACCTCAGCAATGTGAGAAACTGGAATTTGTGACACGGCAACAGTCAAAGTCAAATGAGTGGCACACCTATAGGGCTGGTCGGATCACAAGCACCAAACTTCACCATGCAACCACAACTGACAAGATAAGCAAAACATACCTAAATGATATAATGCAGTACAACAAAACAGAGTTAAATGTCCCATCTGTGCTCTGGGGTCAAAACATGGAGGAAACAGCAAGACAAGCCTACACTGCATTTATGTCCCAAAGCCATCCAGATTTCAGCATCAGCTCATGTGGCTTAGTAGTACAACCTTCTGAGCCACACCTTGGATCATCGCCAGATGGGATTGTAAGATGTTCCTGCTGTGGCAAAGGGGTGGTAGAGATAAAGTGTCCCTACAAATATAGGAATAGCCTTCAAGGATGTACAGAAGACAAGCAGTTTTGTCTGGACAAGTCATTTTCGTTGAAACATTCGCACACATACTATTATCAAACTCAACTTCACATCTTTGTCTGTGATGTAAGCTATTGTGACTTTGTGTTGTGGACGAAGGAGAAGTTCATTGTGCAACGCATCATAAGAAATGAAGAGTTTCTCCAGGAGGCTTTGCCAAAAGCACATGACTTCTTTATCTCAAATGTGTTGCCTGAATTACTAACAAGAAGACATGATCCTGTCTTGGTGTCACAGAGAGCCTGTGAATACTGTGAAAGACCAGATTTTGGTAAAATGATAATCTGTGCCAAATGCAACAACCACATTCACTACAGTTGTGCACAAATAAAAAGGAAGCGGGCAACATGGTTGTGTAGGAAATGTGTGAGGGTAGAGGCTTGA
- the LOC121707721 gene encoding uncharacterized protein LOC121707721 isoform X2 yields MSFPSLKMLSPVDVLAVHFSVDISAYCALIAIPPTIGPTKCCRLKELPEVLPSQRQGHKTMMYDAWVIINKRETYVLTANCTCMAGLGSCCSHAAAILFKVELYGRMGRTEKEAVTSGVCMWKDVSRKEVTPAPLRDICFQKPKRLGRQLSAASTSTRKNSITPRVLTDDDIRELRDVDPGAAVLTSLENSDTDTASSDTDSEEHPDLPEPLTALWDATLRELSPQDMQVKCEDTFHKLKTTLQPQQCEKLEFVTRQQSKSNEWHTYRAGRITSTKLHHATTTDKISKTYLNDIMQYNKTELNVPSVLWGQNMEETARQAYTAFMSQSHPDFSISSCGLVVQPSEPHLGSSPDGIVRCSCCGKGVVEIKCPYKYRNSLQGCTEDKQFCLDKSFSLKHSHTYYYQTQLHIFVCDVSYCDFVLWTKEKFIVQRIIRNEEFLQEALPKAHDFFISNVLPELLTRRHDPVLVSQRACEYCERPDFGKMIICAKCNNHIHYSCAQIKRKRATWLCRKCVRVEA; encoded by the exons ATGTCCTTTCCCAGCCTGAAAATGTTGTCACCAGTGGATGTTCTGGCAGTCCACTTCTCAGTGGACATCTCGGCATACTGTGCCTTGATAGCCATCCCCCCAACAATAGGGCCTACAAAATGCTGCCGTCTTAAAGAACTGCCAG AAGTTCTCCCTAGTCAACGACAAGGACACAAGACAATGATGTACGATGCTTGGGTTATAATCAACAAACGAGAAACCTACGTCCTCACAGCTAATTGCACCTGTATGGCAGG GCTTGGGTCATGCTGCAGCCATGCAGCTGCAATATTATTCAAAGTTGAGTTATATGGTAGGATGGGAAGGACAGAGAAAGAAGCGGTTACTTCAGGAGTGTGCATGTGGAAAGATGTCAGCAGGAAAGAAGTCACACCGGCTCCATTGAGGGATATCTGCTTCCAGAAACCAAAAAGGCTAGGCAGGCAACTTTCAGCAGCTTCAACATCTACTAGGAAGAATAGTATCACACCCAGAG TGTTGACAGATGATGACATTCGGGAACTGCGGGATGTGGACCCAGGTGCTGCAGTGCTGACAAGCCTTGAAAACAGTGACACGGACACAGCATCATCTGACACTGATTCAGAGGAACATCCAGACTTACCTGAGCCCTTGACAGCTTTATGGGATGCAACACTAAGGGAGCTCTCACCACAGGACATGCAGGTGAAATGTGAAGATACATTTCATAAACTAAAAACAACACTACAACCTCAGCAATGTGAGAAACTGGAATTTGTGACACGGCAACAGTCAAAGTCAAATGAGTGGCACACCTATAGGGCTGGTCGGATCACAAGCACCAAACTTCACCATGCAACCACAACTGACAAGATAAGCAAAACATACCTAAATGATATAATGCAGTACAACAAAACAGAGTTAAATGTCCCATCTGTGCTCTGGGGTCAAAACATGGAGGAAACAGCAAGACAAGCCTACACTGCATTTATGTCCCAAAGCCATCCAGATTTCAGCATCAGCTCATGTGGCTTAGTAGTACAACCTTCTGAGCCACACCTTGGATCATCGCCAGATGGGATTGTAAGATGTTCCTGCTGTGGCAAAGGGGTGGTAGAGATAAAGTGTCCCTACAAATATAGGAATAGCCTTCAAGGATGTACAGAAGACAAGCAGTTTTGTCTGGACAAGTCATTTTCGTTGAAACATTCGCACACATACTATTATCAAACTCAACTTCACATCTTTGTCTGTGATGTAAGCTATTGTGACTTTGTGTTGTGGACGAAGGAGAAGTTCATTGTGCAACGCATCATAAGAAATGAAGAGTTTCTCCAGGAGGCTTTGCCAAAAGCACATGACTTCTTTATCTCAAATGTGTTGCCTGAATTACTAACAAGAAGACATGATCCTGTCTTGGTGTCACAGAGAGCCTGTGAATACTGTGAAAGACCAGATTTTGGTAAAATGATAATCTGTGCCAAATGCAACAACCACATTCACTACAGTTGTGCACAAATAAAAAGGAAGCGGGCAACATGGTTGTGTAGGAAATGTGTGAGGGTAGAGGCTTGA
- the LOC121707721 gene encoding uncharacterized protein LOC121707721 isoform X1, with amino-acid sequence MEEIHSLSSYARGLSAKDRECYFNKLTLTNGVRLTDPSSINTWVEDVRKWPNIQWPDIYTYLIEKPSVYTREKLRAYKSLDAYEYVVCGHVQDVKYHDIDSEFCVLRAEVLPSQRQGHKTMMYDAWVIINKRETYVLTANCTCMAGLGSCCSHAAAILFKVELYGRMGRTEKEAVTSGVCMWKDVSRKEVTPAPLRDICFQKPKRLGRQLSAASTSTRKNSITPRVLTDDDIRELRDVDPGAAVLTSLENSDTDTASSDTDSEEHPDLPEPLTALWDATLRELSPQDMQVKCEDTFHKLKTTLQPQQCEKLEFVTRQQSKSNEWHTYRAGRITSTKLHHATTTDKISKTYLNDIMQYNKTELNVPSVLWGQNMEETARQAYTAFMSQSHPDFSISSCGLVVQPSEPHLGSSPDGIVRCSCCGKGVVEIKCPYKYRNSLQGCTEDKQFCLDKSFSLKHSHTYYYQTQLHIFVCDVSYCDFVLWTKEKFIVQRIIRNEEFLQEALPKAHDFFISNVLPELLTRRHDPVLVSQRACEYCERPDFGKMIICAKCNNHIHYSCAQIKRKRATWLCRKCVRVEA; translated from the exons ATGGAGGAGATACACAGCTTGTCAAGCTATGCAAGGGGATTATCAGCTAAAGATCGCGAATGTTACTTTAACAAGTTAACTTTAACAAATGGTGTCCGACTTACAGATCCGTCTTCTATTAATACATGGGTTGAAGATGTTAGAAAGTGGCCAAATATACAGTGGCCGGATATATATACCTATTTAATTGAGAAACCAAGTGTGTACACCAGAGAGAAATTACGAGCCTATAAGTCACTGGATGCTTATGAATACGTTGTTTGTGGACATGTACAGGATGTCAAATACCATGACATAGACTCAGAGTTTTGTGTTTTAAGAGCAGAAGTTCTCCCTAGTCAACGACAAGGACACAAGACAATGATGTACGATGCTTGGGTTATAATCAACAAACGAGAAACCTACGTCCTCACAGCTAATTGCACCTGTATGGCAGG GCTTGGGTCATGCTGCAGCCATGCAGCTGCAATATTATTCAAAGTTGAGTTATATGGTAGGATGGGAAGGACAGAGAAAGAAGCGGTTACTTCAGGAGTGTGCATGTGGAAAGATGTCAGCAGGAAAGAAGTCACACCGGCTCCATTGAGGGATATCTGCTTCCAGAAACCAAAAAGGCTAGGCAGGCAACTTTCAGCAGCTTCAACATCTACTAGGAAGAATAGTATCACACCCAGAG TGTTGACAGATGATGACATTCGGGAACTGCGGGATGTGGACCCAGGTGCTGCAGTGCTGACAAGCCTTGAAAACAGTGACACGGACACAGCATCATCTGACACTGATTCAGAGGAACATCCAGACTTACCTGAGCCCTTGACAGCTTTATGGGATGCAACACTAAGGGAGCTCTCACCACAGGACATGCAGGTGAAATGTGAAGATACATTTCATAAACTAAAAACAACACTACAACCTCAGCAATGTGAGAAACTGGAATTTGTGACACGGCAACAGTCAAAGTCAAATGAGTGGCACACCTATAGGGCTGGTCGGATCACAAGCACCAAACTTCACCATGCAACCACAACTGACAAGATAAGCAAAACATACCTAAATGATATAATGCAGTACAACAAAACAGAGTTAAATGTCCCATCTGTGCTCTGGGGTCAAAACATGGAGGAAACAGCAAGACAAGCCTACACTGCATTTATGTCCCAAAGCCATCCAGATTTCAGCATCAGCTCATGTGGCTTAGTAGTACAACCTTCTGAGCCACACCTTGGATCATCGCCAGATGGGATTGTAAGATGTTCCTGCTGTGGCAAAGGGGTGGTAGAGATAAAGTGTCCCTACAAATATAGGAATAGCCTTCAAGGATGTACAGAAGACAAGCAGTTTTGTCTGGACAAGTCATTTTCGTTGAAACATTCGCACACATACTATTATCAAACTCAACTTCACATCTTTGTCTGTGATGTAAGCTATTGTGACTTTGTGTTGTGGACGAAGGAGAAGTTCATTGTGCAACGCATCATAAGAAATGAAGAGTTTCTCCAGGAGGCTTTGCCAAAAGCACATGACTTCTTTATCTCAAATGTGTTGCCTGAATTACTAACAAGAAGACATGATCCTGTCTTGGTGTCACAGAGAGCCTGTGAATACTGTGAAAGACCAGATTTTGGTAAAATGATAATCTGTGCCAAATGCAACAACCACATTCACTACAGTTGTGCACAAATAAAAAGGAAGCGGGCAACATGGTTGTGTAGGAAATGTGTGAGGGTAGAGGCTTGA